A genomic stretch from Patescibacteria group bacterium includes:
- a CDS encoding B12-binding domain-containing radical SAM protein — translation MKALLINPYIPLEAIYGKEARELGAVLPALGIFYIASFLKDKHEIETLDANALKMKPNKILENISKKNYDCIGLSSTTLAYPYAVEIAKIIKEKFPHLILVIGGAHAQGAPDKILKDNPNLFNFVCYGEAEHAFSLLAQYIENKIGKQELKGWKYLENDQIITAPPAPIPENLDEFGHPAEVLPKKLVPLYREKILAYKKLPIFSVMASRGCPFQCTFCSTPNKFANLYRHRVRYHSIDWIITELKLLQNMGVKEIIFVDDTFNLNKKRVIKFCEEKIKNNIDIIWSCNFEANIADVEMMEKMKEAGCWAIMVGGESGSDKILQFIKKGVTKKQLELVGKLADDAGIVSRVSFILGFPSDTKETIEETINFVKKSNFHFPYFQLYIPLPGTQMFEQLNQYGKIIKKDPKKRSASNVNYLPQGLTEEYLAKAYKQAHKKAYLNWKMIKNHFQFIRSANDIRRYWKGLKALINF, via the coding sequence ATGAAAGCACTACTCATTAACCCATATATACCGCTTGAAGCCATTTACGGCAAGGAAGCAAGGGAACTCGGTGCTGTCCTTCCTGCACTGGGTATTTTTTATATTGCCTCCTTTCTTAAAGATAAACACGAGATAGAAACTCTGGATGCTAATGCCCTAAAAATGAAACCAAACAAAATCCTAGAGAATATTTCTAAAAAAAATTATGATTGTATCGGTCTTAGCTCAACTACCCTTGCTTACCCCTACGCAGTTGAAATAGCCAAAATAATTAAAGAAAAATTTCCTCATTTAATTCTTGTAATCGGCGGTGCCCATGCCCAAGGCGCTCCTGACAAAATCCTAAAAGATAACCCCAATCTTTTCAACTTCGTCTGCTACGGAGAAGCCGAACACGCCTTCAGCCTCCTGGCACAATACATTGAAAATAAAATCGGCAAACAAGAACTAAAGGGTTGGAAATATCTAGAAAATGATCAAATAATAACTGCGCCTCCTGCTCCCATTCCAGAAAACCTTGACGAATTTGGCCATCCCGCTGAAGTCCTGCCAAAAAAACTGGTCCCTCTTTACCGCGAAAAAATCCTTGCCTATAAAAAGCTTCCCATTTTCTCTGTTATGGCCAGTCGCGGCTGTCCTTTTCAGTGCACCTTTTGCTCCACGCCAAATAAATTTGCCAACCTCTATCGCCACCGTGTCAGATATCATAGTATTGATTGGATTATCACCGAGCTCAAACTGCTTCAGAACATGGGCGTTAAAGAAATTATTTTTGTAGACGATACTTTTAATTTAAACAAAAAGCGAGTAATAAAGTTCTGCGAGGAAAAGATAAAAAATAATATTGACATTATTTGGTCTTGCAACTTTGAGGCCAACATCGCCGATGTGGAAATGATGGAAAAGATGAAAGAAGCCGGCTGTTGGGCTATTATGGTTGGCGGCGAATCTGGGTCCGATAAAATACTTCAATTTATTAAAAAGGGGGTAACTAAAAAACAACTAGAGTTGGTCGGAAAACTGGCTGACGATGCCGGCATTGTTTCGCGAGTTAGTTTTATTCTTGGATTCCCCAGCGACACTAAAGAAACAATAGAAGAAACCATCAATTTTGTCAAAAAATCTAATTTTCACTTCCCTTATTTTCAGCTTTATATCCCCCTGCCAGGAACTCAAATGTTCGAGCAATTAAATCAGTACGGCAAAATAATTAAAAAGGACCCCAAGAAGAGATCTGCCAGTAATGTCAACTATCTCCCCCAGGGACTAACAGAAGAATATCTAGCCAAGGCCTACAAACAAGCCCATAAAAAAGCTTACCTGAACTGGAAAATGATAAAAAACCACTTTCAATTCATTCGTTCGGCTAATGATATCCGAAGGTATTGGAAAGGGTTAAAAGCCCTAATAAACTTCTGA
- a CDS encoding glycosyltransferase family 39 protein produces MISKILKKFIGLIESLSNKRFVFLVVLLVVLTSLIWWPIYNGFEINSDAVGFHRLGINLAEGRGFYLEEDGGATMFRDPGYPFFLAVSYKIFGVHPNIIRFEQFLLLFFICFLSYLIAKEVAGKRAGRISAILLAIFPTLNIFASYLFSEILAAFLLLFSAYVLIVAEKKDKVYMFGWAGLIFGALVLTKSVFLYLSILLVVLFLIKLQEKRFLKIMVFVCAFSLIAGSWIYRNYKYFDKPMIAYRAGAIMHNHAIKLTYDREKLKDFIQSALLGEYFVKIKKPDFNFDEADGNIDTKMEFRELRKQGKTAQEMDAIMIERSKELLTAQPFKFFHLGFLEVILLNTPMVPVDPLTQTFSGTNLRELVFLKSLILILIRLVWLAFLVLVVFGFFKILKKNKFAGFLIALYVFYINGVFMGLQGVPRLLLPVYPLYFILFVYSLCHLLDKTHKNRIYDFSQ; encoded by the coding sequence ATGATATCCAAAATATTGAAAAAATTTATTGGCTTGATAGAGTCATTGTCAAATAAAAGGTTTGTTTTTTTGGTCGTTTTGCTTGTAGTTTTAACTTCACTTATTTGGTGGCCCATTTATAATGGTTTTGAAATAAATAGCGATGCCGTTGGTTTTCATCGGTTAGGAATAAATTTAGCAGAGGGTAGGGGATTTTATCTTGAAGAGGATGGCGGCGCAACAATGTTTCGGGACCCGGGCTATCCGTTTTTTCTGGCTGTAAGCTATAAAATTTTTGGAGTTCATCCCAATATTATTAGGTTTGAGCAGTTTTTATTATTATTTTTTATCTGCTTTCTTAGTTATCTAATTGCTAAAGAAGTCGCTGGCAAGCGAGCAGGGAGAATTTCAGCAATACTTTTAGCTATTTTCCCAACACTTAATATTTTTGCTTCCTATCTTTTCAGTGAGATTTTAGCGGCTTTTCTATTGCTTTTTTCTGCTTATGTCTTGATTGTAGCAGAGAAAAAAGACAAGGTTTATATGTTTGGTTGGGCTGGTTTGATTTTTGGCGCTTTAGTTTTAACAAAGTCCGTTTTTTTGTATTTATCAATTCTTCTGGTGGTTTTATTTTTGATTAAGTTGCAGGAGAAGAGATTTTTAAAGATTATGGTTTTTGTTTGCGCGTTTTCTTTGATAGCGGGTTCATGGATATATAGAAACTATAAATATTTTGATAAGCCAATGATTGCTTATCGGGCTGGCGCTATTATGCACAATCACGCGATTAAGCTTACTTACGATCGGGAAAAATTAAAAGATTTTATCCAGTCAGCCCTTTTAGGAGAATATTTTGTAAAAATAAAAAAGCCAGATTTCAATTTTGATGAGGCGGATGGCAATATTGATACTAAAATGGAATTTCGCGAGTTACGAAAGCAAGGAAAAACAGCGCAAGAGATGGATGCGATTATGATTGAACGGTCAAAAGAGTTGCTGACGGCCCAGCCTTTTAAATTTTTTCATTTAGGATTTTTGGAGGTGATTTTATTGAATACCCCAATGGTACCGGTTGATCCTTTAACGCAAACATTTAGCGGGACCAATCTTCGCGAGTTAGTATTTTTGAAATCTCTGATTTTAATTCTGATTCGGCTTGTTTGGCTGGCCTTTTTGGTTTTAGTTGTTTTTGGATTTTTCAAGATTTTGAAAAAGAATAAGTTCGCAGGGTTTTTAATTGCGCTTTATGTATTTTATATCAATGGAGTTTTTATGGGTTTACAAGGAGTGCCGCGGCTGTTGCTTCCGGTTTATCCCTTATATTTTATATTATTTGTTTATAGCCTGTGCCATTTGTTAGACAAAACTCATAAGAATCGTATTTATGATTTCTCGCAATAA
- a CDS encoding glycosyltransferase family 39 protein yields MISRNKKIQQIIYWLGALLLSSFLVACIFLRASFLAPLINQIRGHIVTPVGLEKIDTYFLSIKILLFLWGVVFLYVGRALKDPRFLEASIGKLKTWWRWIINLNTKKFLIIIFVVSFLLRIGLSLNFNEFNLSHDGAHYLSLAESLAHGNGFISHALWAVYLLPDSIPFPDLYRAPLWPYLLSFGGFITDNFFRFGLLINSFFGALVPVLLYLLTRSVTKSEQTARIAAIIIFLNSALINWSTTLLTELLYVVLVLLILIFLYKKQTIDNLFIGGVLWALAFLARREALVVLPGVIILILWTRNRKFKAVCWRFIFVLAVFLICIFPWLNRTYQLTGDVWYSDIKYHVVPVFGDDYVKDYIGSFRQLTPPESNVFAFAIRNPVAVFRHACQQCWDFIGDVPLKIFSSVFLPLLLLLGLWRGRRYRQFYPLYFFLCSSLIFYLGISYATRYIFVLVPVFAVFMAFFLENWSTQNFKFFKWDGRVFVLPLIIVLSGAFIFGIKSNIERNSFDQPKLVAFKKVAEKTKGGLAPDEAVMISNDQIYQYHYFSGQNCLQFPDANLTQLTDIIKKYKVRYMLIFADSPKSHWQNIEEMGEQVKRVYQGNLFKEQYYYLYEVD; encoded by the coding sequence ATGATTTCTCGCAATAAAAAAATTCAGCAAATTATATATTGGCTGGGAGCATTATTGCTTAGCAGTTTTTTGGTTGCTTGTATCTTTTTGCGCGCCAGTTTTTTAGCGCCGCTCATCAATCAAATTAGAGGCCACATAGTTACACCTGTTGGTTTGGAAAAGATTGATACTTATTTTTTAAGTATCAAAATACTGCTTTTTTTGTGGGGAGTAGTTTTTTTGTATGTCGGTCGGGCGCTGAAAGACCCTCGTTTTTTGGAGGCAAGTATTGGTAAGCTAAAGACATGGTGGAGATGGATAATAAATCTTAATACAAAGAAGTTTTTAATCATAATTTTTGTTGTATCTTTTTTGCTGCGGATAGGGTTGTCTCTAAATTTTAACGAGTTTAATCTTAGCCATGATGGCGCGCATTATTTGAGCTTGGCAGAAAGTTTGGCGCATGGTAATGGTTTTATCTCCCACGCGCTTTGGGCAGTTTATCTTTTGCCGGATTCCATTCCCTTTCCAGACTTATATCGCGCTCCTTTGTGGCCGTATTTATTATCATTTGGCGGTTTTATAACTGATAATTTTTTCAGATTTGGCTTGCTTATAAATAGTTTTTTCGGCGCTTTGGTGCCAGTGCTTTTGTATCTTTTGACTCGCAGTGTGACTAAGTCGGAGCAGACCGCAAGGATTGCCGCCATCATAATTTTTTTGAATAGCGCTCTTATCAATTGGTCAACCACTCTGTTGACCGAGCTGTTATATGTTGTTTTGGTTTTGCTTATCCTGATCTTTTTATATAAAAAGCAAACAATTGACAATTTATTCATTGGCGGGGTTTTGTGGGCGCTGGCCTTTCTCGCGCGCCGCGAGGCATTAGTGGTTTTGCCTGGAGTCATTATTCTCATTTTATGGACTAGGAACAGAAAATTTAAAGCGGTCTGTTGGCGTTTTATTTTTGTTTTAGCTGTCTTTTTAATCTGCATTTTTCCGTGGCTGAACAGAACCTACCAACTTACTGGTGATGTTTGGTACAGTGATATCAAATACCATGTTGTGCCGGTTTTTGGGGATGATTATGTAAAAGACTATATTGGCAGTTTTAGGCAGTTAACACCGCCAGAGTCAAATGTTTTTGCCTTTGCCATAAGAAATCCTGTTGCGGTTTTCCGCCATGCGTGTCAGCAATGTTGGGACTTTATCGGTGATGTGCCGTTAAAGATTTTTTCCAGCGTTTTTTTGCCATTGCTGCTGTTGCTTGGCCTCTGGCGTGGCAGGAGATATCGGCAATTTTATCCATTATATTTTTTTCTGTGCAGCAGCTTGATTTTTTATTTAGGAATTTCCTATGCTACTCGTTATATTTTTGTTCTTGTTCCAGTTTTTGCTGTATTTATGGCATTCTTTTTGGAAAATTGGAGCACGCAAAATTTTAAGTTTTTTAAATGGGATGGCAGAGTTTTCGTTTTACCCTTGATAATTGTCTTGTCGGGGGCTTTTATTTTTGGAATTAAATCAAATATTGAACGCAATTCTTTTGACCAACCCAAACTAGTAGCTTTTAAAAAAGTTGCTGAGAAAACAAAGGGCGGTCTAGCGCCAGATGAAGCAGTAATGATAAGCAATGATCAAATTTATCAATATCATTATTTTTCCGGACAAAATTGCCTTCAATTTCCAGATGCTAACTTAACCCAATTGACAGATATTATAAAAAAGTATAAAGTAAGATACATGCTTATTTTTGCTGATTCGCCAAAAAGTCATTGGCAGAATATTGAAGAGATGGGGGAGCAGGTTAAAAGGGTTTACCAAGGCAATTTATTTAAAGAACAGTATTATTACCTATATGAGGTAGATTAA
- a CDS encoding SDR family oxidoreductase yields the protein MKTIVTGGAGFIGSHLTELLLEKGHSVLVLDNFSNGRKENLAHLKNNPDLKIVETDICNYEKIKLYFKNIDWVFHLAALADIVPSITEPLKYYNNNVTGTVSVLESAKEANVKKFIYTASSSCYGLAKTFPTPETAPIKPEYPYALTKYLGEQIALHWAKVYKLPVISLRLFNVYGPRSRTSGTYGAMFGVFLAQKLANKPYTVVGDGNQTRDFVYVKDVAQAFLAAAESNISNEIFNVGSGGTYSVNQIVDLLGGEKTHIPKRPGEPDCTFADILKIKKMLNWKPKISLGQGIKILLDNIDYWSKAPVWTKESIAEETKEWFKNLSK from the coding sequence ATGAAGACCATTGTAACCGGCGGCGCCGGATTCATAGGCAGTCATCTCACAGAACTCCTTTTGGAAAAAGGGCACTCTGTTTTAGTTTTAGATAATTTTTCCAACGGCCGAAAAGAAAATCTCGCTCACCTAAAAAATAACCCCGATCTCAAGATAGTCGAAACCGACATTTGTAACTATGAAAAAATAAAACTCTATTTTAAAAATATTGATTGGGTTTTTCACCTGGCCGCCCTCGCCGATATTGTGCCCTCGATTACCGAGCCCCTAAAATACTACAACAATAATGTCACCGGAACAGTTTCTGTTTTAGAGTCCGCAAAAGAAGCAAATGTCAAAAAATTCATCTACACGGCCTCTTCCTCTTGCTATGGCCTTGCCAAAACTTTTCCCACTCCAGAAACCGCCCCCATCAAACCCGAATATCCGTATGCTCTAACAAAATACCTTGGCGAACAAATTGCTCTCCACTGGGCCAAGGTTTATAAACTCCCGGTTATTTCCTTAAGATTATTTAATGTCTACGGGCCTCGCTCCCGGACTTCTGGAACCTACGGCGCAATGTTTGGCGTTTTTTTAGCTCAAAAGTTAGCAAACAAACCGTACACTGTGGTCGGCGACGGCAACCAAACTAGAGACTTTGTCTATGTTAAAGATGTTGCCCAGGCCTTCTTAGCTGCTGCTGAATCTAATATCAGCAATGAAATCTTCAATGTTGGTTCCGGCGGCACTTATAGTGTTAACCAAATCGTGGACCTTTTGGGTGGTGAAAAAACCCACATCCCTAAACGCCCTGGCGAACCTGATTGCACCTTTGCTGATATTTTAAAAATTAAAAAAATGTTAAACTGGAAACCAAAAATTTCTCTAGGGCAAGGTATAAAAATTTTATTAGATAATATTGACTATTGGAGCAAGGCCCCGGTCTGGACTAAAGAATCAATCGCCGAAGAAACAAAGGAGTGGTTTAAAAATCTATCAAAATAA
- a CDS encoding adenylyltransferase/cytidyltransferase family protein, whose product MNDISQKIKNSDELAKIVADLKFQGKKVVQCHGCFELVHPGHLAHFEAAKKEGDILIVSLTADQFVRKGPGRPIFPNDVRAKSLASLHVIDYVTIDYDFTPIELLKKIKPNVYFKGSEYEKALNDPTRNLYKEAEAVRSVGGEIKFSYETTHSATNFLKNHLELYPKPVKDFLDDFANKHDARQIIDLLKNLREMKILIIGETIIDEYNYCEGMGKIPKDNLIATKYLNKETFAGGVLACANHLAGFCDNVHLVTALGRKNNYENFVKQNIKSNITCRPFFDEEGQTIVKRRFIDPSFFIKMFEIYHFDDRHLPKQTSDDIVNYLNGMLPQYDMVIVTDYGHGFFDKNIINILIQKSKFLAINTQTNSANFGFNLITKYPRADYICIDEQEARLAAHHKGGEFTEVSKKILNNVSSRNIIITRGHRGTMAYDAQNNSYAVPIFSTKIVDRVGAGDAFLAITAPCVAKGAPMDVVAFIGNAVGALHVTVVGNKSSVEPKALYKFIQTLFK is encoded by the coding sequence ATGAATGATATATCCCAAAAAATTAAAAACTCTGATGAACTCGCCAAAATAGTCGCTGATCTCAAATTCCAAGGAAAAAAAGTGGTTCAGTGCCATGGCTGTTTTGAATTGGTCCATCCCGGCCACCTAGCTCATTTCGAAGCCGCAAAAAAAGAAGGAGATATATTAATTGTCAGTCTTACTGCTGATCAATTCGTAAGGAAGGGTCCGGGCCGGCCAATCTTCCCAAATGATGTCCGAGCCAAATCTCTTGCCTCTTTACACGTCATCGACTATGTCACAATTGACTATGATTTTACACCAATTGAATTACTTAAAAAAATTAAACCCAATGTTTATTTTAAAGGCTCTGAATATGAAAAGGCTTTAAACGATCCAACCAGAAATCTCTACAAAGAGGCCGAAGCCGTAAGATCAGTTGGCGGGGAGATTAAATTCAGTTATGAAACAACTCATAGCGCCACTAACTTTTTAAAAAACCATCTTGAACTATATCCAAAACCGGTTAAGGACTTCCTAGACGATTTTGCAAACAAACATGACGCAAGACAAATCATTGATCTTTTAAAAAATTTACGAGAAATGAAGATATTAATTATCGGAGAAACCATTATTGACGAATACAATTACTGCGAAGGCATGGGAAAAATCCCCAAAGACAATCTAATTGCCACTAAATATCTAAACAAAGAAACTTTTGCCGGCGGAGTTTTGGCTTGCGCCAACCATCTGGCCGGATTTTGCGATAATGTTCATTTAGTAACTGCCCTCGGCCGAAAAAATAACTATGAAAATTTTGTAAAACAAAACATTAAATCAAATATTACCTGCCGTCCCTTCTTTGATGAAGAAGGTCAAACAATTGTTAAACGAAGATTCATTGACCCTTCATTTTTTATAAAAATGTTTGAAATTTACCACTTTGATGATCGCCACTTGCCAAAACAAACTTCTGACGATATTGTCAATTACTTAAACGGGATGCTTCCCCAATACGACATGGTCATCGTTACCGATTATGGACATGGTTTTTTTGACAAAAATATAATCAATATCCTAATCCAAAAATCAAAATTCTTAGCAATCAACACTCAAACGAATAGCGCCAATTTCGGGTTTAATCTTATTACCAAATATCCGCGAGCTGATTACATTTGTATTGACGAACAAGAAGCTAGACTAGCCGCTCATCATAAGGGCGGGGAATTTACCGAAGTAAGTAAAAAAATTCTAAACAATGTTAGTTCCAGAAACATTATTATCACCCGCGGTCATCGTGGAACAATGGCCTATGATGCTCAAAATAACTCCTACGCTGTTCCAATATTTTCAACAAAAATTGTTGATCGGGTAGGCGCCGGAGACGCTTTTTTGGCAATCACCGCGCCCTGCGTTGCCAAGGGCGCCCCAATGGATGTCGTTGCCTTTATTGGTAATGCTGTTGGCGCCCTGCATGTGACTGTTGTTGGCAATAAGTCATCTGTTGAACCAAAGGCGCTTTATAAGTTTATTCAAACATTGTTTAAATGA
- a CDS encoding HAD-IIIA family hydrolase, with product MKAVIENYINDLHKLFNETGVTDISGKNLSLADGLFIAAEIIMKASLRGNKVFFIGNGGSAAVASHKALDYWMMGKIRTTAFSDSANLTCISNDFGYENVFAKQIEMFADRGDVLMAISSSGNSENIVFAAETARRRGCHVFTFSGFKQTNRLRNIGELNFYTPVSHYNKVESLHLLLCDCILEIITQERKKFIINPEHAVHTGANNFLQARSEKDILVALDRDGTLIHDEGYFGLEDNWQDNLKFYDGCIDMIKSLNPVADVVVTTNQIGVARGFYTSKRVGEINKYIESIFKTQGAVIDGWHYCPYVERAWARKEGLDLDTPWIKDEFPKTRKPEIGMLEQAAVDLGKELSSYKNIFVIGDELDDLNMALNAGGIGIWFDNGKNDYLFEEVKKLKTANPGKIFYVKDLTKVIDMVQSVRNWFHL from the coding sequence ATGAAAGCTGTTATTGAAAATTATATAAATGACCTGCACAAACTCTTTAACGAAACTGGCGTAACAGATATTAGTGGAAAAAATTTAAGTTTAGCTGATGGTTTGTTTATAGCAGCGGAAATAATTATGAAAGCAAGTTTGCGAGGCAACAAGGTCTTTTTTATTGGCAATGGCGGCTCCGCTGCTGTGGCTAGCCATAAAGCCCTAGATTATTGGATGATGGGAAAAATCCGCACCACTGCTTTTTCAGACAGCGCCAATCTAACTTGCATTAGCAATGATTTTGGTTATGAAAATGTTTTTGCTAAGCAAATTGAGATGTTTGCTGATAGGGGCGATGTTTTGATGGCTATCTCCAGCTCTGGAAATTCTGAAAACATTGTCTTTGCCGCTGAAACCGCTCGCCGTCGCGGCTGTCATGTCTTTACTTTTTCCGGCTTTAAACAAACAAACCGACTTCGCAACATTGGTGAATTAAACTTTTACACCCCTGTCTCCCACTATAACAAAGTAGAATCACTCCATCTTTTACTTTGTGATTGCATTTTAGAAATCATAACCCAAGAAAGAAAAAAATTTATAATAAATCCCGAGCATGCTGTCCATACTGGGGCTAATAACTTTTTGCAAGCGAGATCAGAAAAAGACATTCTTGTTGCCCTTGACCGTGATGGCACCTTAATTCATGATGAGGGGTATTTTGGCCTTGAAGACAACTGGCAAGATAATCTTAAATTTTATGATGGCTGTATTGATATGATTAAAAGCTTAAATCCAGTTGCTGATGTTGTAGTTACAACAAATCAAATCGGTGTCGCCCGCGGATTCTATACTAGTAAAAGGGTAGGAGAAATAAATAAATATATTGAATCTATCTTTAAAACTCAAGGAGCGGTTATTGACGGTTGGCATTACTGCCCTTACGTAGAACGAGCCTGGGCCCGCAAAGAAGGTCTGGATTTAGATACTCCCTGGATTAAGGATGAATTCCCAAAAACCAGGAAGCCAGAAATTGGAATGCTGGAGCAGGCGGCTGTTGATTTAGGCAAAGAGCTTTCTTCCTATAAAAATATTTTTGTAATCGGCGATGAGTTGGATGACCTGAATATGGCCCTCAATGCCGGGGGAATCGGCATTTGGTTTGATAATGGGAAAAATGATTATTTATTTGAAGAGGTAAAAAAATTAAAAACAGCAAACCCTGGAAAAATTTTTTATGTTAAGGACTTGACAAAAGTGATTGACATGGTACAATCAGTTAGAAACTGGTTTCATCTCTAA
- a CDS encoding HAD-IA family hydrolase: protein MAVKAVIFDIGGVLAHNVWDHLLLDDNGVMSRFPQLHKAELERIGKVLWDAFGYVPEYPNTWQELEERYWKMFIRYFKGYLPETAKPDDFIQMTDSFIRPILGMKSVLKKLQLKGIKLAICSNNNEFWFRRQMDQLGLWRFFDSDNVILSCRIGVSKSSPRFEMFHAALSALSLPGDNCIFVDDREGNIERARQCGMQGILFLEAEQLDSKLKKLGL, encoded by the coding sequence ATGGCTGTTAAAGCCGTAATTTTTGACATCGGAGGAGTCCTGGCCCATAATGTTTGGGATCATCTACTCCTAGACGATAATGGAGTGATGTCCAGATTTCCACAGCTCCATAAAGCAGAGCTTGAAAGAATCGGAAAGGTCCTCTGGGATGCATTCGGCTATGTCCCCGAATACCCCAATACCTGGCAGGAGCTTGAGGAACGATATTGGAAAATGTTCATTCGATACTTTAAGGGGTATCTGCCAGAAACCGCAAAGCCAGACGATTTTATTCAAATGACAGACTCTTTTATTAGGCCTATTCTGGGCATGAAATCTGTGCTCAAAAAGCTTCAATTGAAAGGAATCAAACTGGCAATCTGCTCCAATAACAACGAGTTTTGGTTCAGGCGCCAGATGGACCAGCTTGGACTTTGGAGATTCTTCGATTCCGACAATGTAATTCTATCCTGTCGAATTGGTGTCTCAAAGTCAAGCCCACGGTTCGAGATGTTCCACGCCGCTCTCAGCGCCCTATCGCTTCCTGGAGACAATTGCATCTTTGTAGATGACAGGGAAGGCAACATCGAGCGAGCCAGACAGTGCGGTATGCAGGGGATCCTTTTCCTTGAAGCCGAGCAACTCGACTCTAAACTAAAAAAGCTGGGGCTTTAA
- a CDS encoding B12-binding domain-containing radical SAM protein: MKILFLYKQVEYIDPMGIMLLSALAKRAGHETFLNVLADNNLEESLSKIKPDIVAASAKTGEHKYYIEAFRRIKKNSPTTITNMGGPHPTFFPEIINEPSLDVIIIGEGDEAWVELLRALENKNSVERIDNVYTKEMKAQGREPVLRFKKINLDDLPFYDRDLLYKNTRLGRFPMRSFMVSRGCPYHCTYCFNHVYNEMYKNKGPIVTRMGVDRIIAELKNLKEKYETQFIKFYDDNFVLADDEWLTEFSEKYPKEIGLPFHCLMRANNLTESILLKLKKAGLVSISMSIEAANDRLRNEIFKRGMTKEEIFRAFLLCHKHKIPTFCNTIFGIPTGNIKNDIESLDLNLECKVTFGEFPIFYPYPRTHLGEYAKQKGLFDGDFDKLHMSYQAGSPLNCFSEQEKLQQMNLSLLGTVVLKFPWLRNLTVKHLINWRLTKLYFVAYYLTKAYLIKTKIYPMKFSLGNTLRSVYESFILEKFKHTSEKTEK; encoded by the coding sequence ATGAAGATACTATTCTTATACAAACAAGTGGAATACATTGACCCCATGGGTATTATGCTGCTCTCGGCTTTGGCAAAACGAGCAGGGCATGAGACTTTTTTGAATGTGTTGGCGGATAATAATTTAGAAGAATCGCTCTCTAAAATTAAGCCGGATATTGTGGCGGCCAGCGCTAAAACCGGTGAGCATAAATATTACATTGAGGCCTTTAGGCGAATAAAAAAAAATTCTCCAACCACAATCACCAACATGGGTGGACCGCATCCGACTTTTTTTCCAGAGATAATTAACGAACCAAGTCTTGATGTTATTATTATCGGCGAGGGCGATGAGGCCTGGGTTGAACTGCTTAGAGCGCTTGAAAATAAGAATTCAGTTGAGCGTATAGACAATGTGTATACCAAGGAGATGAAAGCGCAGGGCAGAGAGCCGGTGTTGCGGTTTAAGAAAATTAATCTTGATGATTTACCGTTTTATGATCGTGATTTACTTTATAAAAATACCCGGCTTGGGCGGTTTCCAATGAGAAGTTTTATGGTTAGCCGGGGCTGTCCTTATCATTGCACTTATTGTTTTAATCATGTGTACAATGAGATGTATAAAAACAAAGGGCCGATCGTTACCCGAATGGGCGTAGACAGGATTATTGCGGAACTTAAAAACTTGAAAGAAAAATACGAGACGCAATTTATTAAATTTTATGACGACAACTTTGTTCTAGCTGACGATGAGTGGCTGACAGAATTCAGCGAAAAATACCCAAAAGAGATTGGCCTGCCGTTTCATTGTTTGATGCGAGCGAATAATTTAACAGAATCAATTCTTCTTAAACTCAAAAAAGCTGGTTTGGTTTCAATTAGTATGTCTATTGAGGCCGCTAATGACCGCTTACGGAATGAAATTTTTAAGCGAGGCATGACCAAAGAAGAAATTTTTCGGGCTTTTCTTTTGTGCCATAAACACAAGATCCCCACCTTTTGTAACACGATTTTTGGCATTCCAACTGGAAACATTAAAAATGACATTGAATCGCTTGATTTAAATCTGGAATGTAAGGTAACTTTTGGCGAGTTTCCGATTTTTTATCCTTATCCGCGAACTCATCTTGGAGAGTATGCTAAACAAAAAGGGCTTTTTGATGGAGATTTTGATAAATTGCATATGAGCTATCAGGCGGGATCGCCCTTAAATTGCTTTTCAGAGCAAGAGAAACTCCAGCAAATGAACCTTTCGCTTTTGGGCACTGTGGTTTTAAAATTTCCTTGGCTGCGGAATTTAACAGTTAAGCATTTGATAAATTGGCGATTGACCAAACTTTATTTTGTGGCCTATTATCTAACCAAGGCCTATTTAATCAAAACTAAAATTTATCCCATGAAGTTTTCGCTCGGCAATACTCTTCGCAGTGTTTATGAAAGCTTTATTTTGGAGAAGTTTAAGCATACGAGCGAAAAAACAGAAAAATAA